One region of Nanoarchaeota archaeon genomic DNA includes:
- a CDS encoding ribosome assembly factor SBDS, with protein sequence MSKEIIARYFSHGKRYEVLLDSEKYIDCREGKLQNLKDALISDGVFRDIGKIRTKERALMAENTGVVERIPDEELQRVFGTTDFLKIAEIIADNGEVQITVEQRHELLEKKRRQIVAFISAQAIDPKTKLPHPPQRIENAMEQASVRIDPFKKAEEQMADIIRQLQPFLPIKLEKRYVAFKIGVEYASNCRRVIAMLGIILREKWVGGEWFCEVEVPAGLQDKMFAQVNAITHGNAESRVIKH encoded by the coding sequence ATGTCCAAAGAAATCATCGCGCGCTATTTTTCGCACGGCAAAAGGTATGAGGTACTTCTTGATTCTGAAAAATATATTGATTGCCGTGAGGGGAAGCTCCAGAATTTGAAAGACGCGCTTATTTCCGACGGAGTATTCCGCGACATCGGCAAAATCAGGACAAAAGAGCGCGCGCTTATGGCTGAAAATACAGGCGTTGTTGAGCGCATTCCTGATGAGGAGCTCCAGCGCGTTTTCGGAACAACAGACTTCTTGAAAATTGCAGAAATTATAGCAGATAACGGTGAAGTACAGATTACAGTTGAGCAGCGCCATGAGCTTCTTGAAAAGAAGCGGCGTCAGATTGTTGCGTTTATCAGTGCACAAGCGATTGATCCAAAAACAAAATTGCCGCATCCGCCGCAGAGAATTGAAAATGCGATGGAGCAGGCAAGCGTAAGGATAGATCCTTTCAAGAAAGCAGAAGAGCAGATGGCAGATATTATCAGGCAGCTTCAGCCATTTTTGCCCATAAAGCTTGAAAAGCGCTATGTTGCATTCAAAATTGGTGTGGAATATGCTTCAAATTGCAGGCGCGTGATAGCAATGCTCGGGATAATCCTGCGCGAAAAATGGGTTGGTGGTGAATGGTTCTGTGAGGTTGAGGTGCCTGCAGGCCTTCAGGACAAAATGTTCGCACAGGTCAACGCAATAACACATGGCAATGCAGAGAGCAGAGTGATTAAACATTAA